GTAGATTTTGaggaggaaagatgggaggaagctcatgtggagcacaaacatcaatgtgggtcaaatggcctgtttctctgcaTTATATCTTGTCCAGTTGCTAAAACTGGCAGTAACATACTGCCCTACTGCATTGTTCTGTTAATTCTGATACTGGAAAAGACAGTAGCCCCGTGGACCAGTAATCcataggcccaggctaatgctctggggacacgggttccaatcccaccatgccAGCCACCCACATACCATGAATGAACTGTTTCAAATGAACCGATCTGCACTGTACTCAAGTGCTGTTGGCCCTGCGCCAACGTGCAAGGCCCCATGTCAATGTGCAAGGCCCCGTGCCCATGTGCAAGGCCCCGTGCCCATGTGCAAGGCCCCGTGCCCATGTGCAAGGCCCCGTGCCCATGTGCAAGACCCCGTGCCCATGTGCAAGACCCCGTGCCCATGTGCAAGACCCCGTGCCCATGTGCAAGACCCCGTGCCAATGTGCAAGACCCCATGCCAATGTGCAAGACCCCGTGCCAATGTGCAAGACCCCGTGCCAATGTGCAAGACCCCGTGCCAATGTGCAGGACCCCGTGCCAATGTGCAGGACCCCGTGCCAATGTGCAGGACACCGTGGACCCCGTGCCAATGTGCAAGACCCCGTGCCAATGTGCAAGACCCCGTGCCAATGTGCAAGACCCCGTGCCAATGTGCAAGACCCCGTGCCAATGTGCAAGACACCGTGCCAATGTGCAAGACCCCGTGCCAATGTGCAAGACCCCGTGCCAATGTGCAAGGCCTTGCATCAATACATTATTGGTTTAATTGCAATATTGGATCTCATGCACAGCGATGTCTATCCAAAAATAAACTGGTGCATAACCATTAATGCAGCCCTTCAATATTACTGCATTGCTTGTATTGCAATGGAGGGCACCGGTTTTTGTTGTGGTGTGGGGGTCTTTTACTCACTGGACAGGGAGACACCCTGTGGCCGCTTCACCTCCACGGCGGCGGCGCTGCTCAGGGCGAGCAACAGGAGGCTCCAAGCCGCCAGCAGCAGCGAGACAGGCACCGCCATCCAATCAGCGAGCGGGTTCGAAGAGTCCAATCAGAAAGCGCGTTCGCGGCGCACCAATCAGAGAGCGGGTGCCGAGGCAGCCAATCGACGTACGCCGGCCTGGCGGACAGGGATCCAATCAGAGAGCCGCGTTCCGTGACGACCAATCACCGGCGCCGACCTAGCTGGCAGGAATCCAATCACAGTGCGAGTTCCGAGGCGGCCAATCGGTGGACATCAAGCAGAGGGTCCAATCAGAGAGCGGGTTCCAGGCGAGCAGCATCCAATGAGCGAGCAACGTTGGCGGCGGTAGCGGACGGACGTCTCGAACTGAAGTGAACGCAACTGAGAGCGAGATTAGAAtgggaggtggagatggggggaAAGAATAGAGATGTCGGAAAACCGGAGGCAGGGTTGGAGAACGGAATTAAATCGATCCGAAGTTTAGAGAGATGAGGAAGCGCTTCCCTGCCCTGACGCGGCTCCGACCCCGCGCGCGGCGACGCTCGAGCTGCTCGGGACCGTGACCCGCCGTCTGGCTGACGCGTCACTTCCGCCTACGCTGCCGCCTTCCGATTGGACGGGGAGTCTCGGCCGCACGGCGCATGTACCAACCTCCCCGCCGCGGTGCATGCTGGGAGTGGTGTTCTCCTGCTGCCAGTGGCTGAGGAGTGCATGTGGGCAGACAGGGACACAGGGGGTGGGAATTGGGTGGAACAGGGGAGTTCATTTAGGGGCAGTTGAAGTTCATGTGGAAATTTAGGGGGAGTTGATTTTGGGGAAAGGGGAATTGACCctgaccaatttttacaggtgcgCCGCCACGGCAGGCATCCTACCCGGCCACATCGCACACCAGCccggtgtggcaactgctcagcccaagaccgtatgaAACTACAGAGAGGCACCAGCCCAGTCCCATCACGCCAAATCGCCTCCCGCCCACGTAACTCTACACCATCCGCTGCCTCGGGAAAACGGGAAATCACCGACCTCTCCCACCTGGGTTACTCTCTCTTccgacctcttccatcgggcaggagattcagaagtctgagaacctgCGCTAACctatttaaaaacagcttcttccccactgttaccagactcttatggactgaactgatctctccaggcatttctctactgagtagcactacactccatatgcttcacccgatgcctgtgtctatgtatttacattgtgtatttatcgtatggcCTATGTTTTATCATGTATGTAACGATCTGTCCGGACTGTACTcagaacaatacttctcactgtaccttagtacacttgacaataaatcaatccaatCAGGCTGGCtttaggccagcagcacggttcgattcccataacagcctccccgaacaggagccggaatgtagcgactaggggcttttcacagtaacttcatttgaagcctacttgtgacaataagcaattttcatttcatttcatttcaattaccgcggatggtggaatctgaaaccaaaagagaaaatgctggaaaatctcagcaggtctggcagcatctgtagggagagaaaagagctaacgttacgagtccaggtgaccctttgtgaAAGCTCCACCAATTAGGTGGAGGCAGTTTTGGGGGAAAAGGAGTTAATTTGGGGGTGAAGGGGAATTGGAGAGTGAGTTTATGGGGACATGGGATTTAGGAGAACAGGGAAATAATtttgggaaagtggaattaggcCGTTTTTGGAGAAATAGGATTTACGGGAATAGGATTGAGGGGAACCGGAGAGTTAATTTTGAAGAAAGGAATTAGAGAGGGAGTGTATGGGGACATGGGATTTAGGGGAGCAGGTGGAATAATTTGGGGGAAGGGAAATCAGTTTTTGGGGAAATGGGATTGAGGGGAACAGAAATGTTATTTTTGGAAAAGTATCAGATGGAATTTGTGCGGAAGTGCGATTTAGGGGGAAAGGGGGCTTTGGAGAAGGGGTTTATTTTGAGGGAAGGTGGATTAGAGGGTGAGGGAATTTATGCAGAAAGGGACATTGTTTAAAGGAgtttatgtaaaaaaaaaggggaTTGAAAGAAAAAGGGTTGTTACAGGGATCGGGGATTTAATGTAAAGGTGAATGGGTTGAATTGGAGTTTCACCTTTTATGGTTAGAAATGTAAGTCAACGAAAAACAATCTGACATCAGAATTATATTCACCTTTCACTAGTTTACACCTGTGTCCACTTGTCCTTTGCAGTTTTATTTTTAGCAATATTCCAGATTTGCCTTTTCCACATCCTAACTCACGTACTTCAGTTCATTCCGGATTGGAAACCCCACGTTTCTCCATTCTGTCCACATTGCTCAGTCTTCCGAGGTAGGAAGAAAGTTCCTGTCACTGTGCTACAAGGCACCCATTTCTTGTATTGTGTCACATGCTTTTAATCTCAAGTgtagctgtttttttttaaatttcgaatacccaattattatttttttccaattaaggggcaatttagcgtggtcaatccatctaacctgcacatctttgggtggtgggggtgaaacccacgcagacacggggaaaatgtgcaaactccacacggacagtgagctgggatttgaacccaggtcctcagcgccgcagtcccagtactaaccactgtgccacatgccgccctgatcACAGCTTTATCTGACTGTGGTACCATTCCATATCCTGCAGGCTttgcttttctttatttttttcatagaatgtggttaggctggcatttgttgccccaTTCCTAAGTGCCCTCGAACTGATTGGCTTGCTTGGCCACTTCAGCGGGCAGTTAAGAGCCTGGAGCCATATGGAGACCGGACCacgtaagggtggcagatttcctttccccaAAGAACATTAATATACCCGATGGGGATTTCTttcacaacaatcaatgatagtagtCATGTTCACCAATACCAAGAATCGCTTTACTAATTGAATTTATATTCCATCATctgatggtgggatttaaactcgTGTCCCCAGATcactagcctgggcctctggattattaagcCAGTGACATTACACCATTGATTACTGTTCTACAGAGGCAAGAGGACAATAGGGCGGCAgggggacacagtggttagcactgttgctttacagagcCAGGGagccgagttcgattcccggtttgggtcactgtctgtgcggagtctgcatgttctccccgtgtctgctccgggcgctccggtttcctcccacaagtcccataagacgtgcttgttaggtgaattggacattctgaattctccctccgtgtaaccgaacaggcgccggaatgtggcgactaggggcttttcacagtaacttcattgcagtgttaacgtaagcctacttgtgacactactgaaggttattattataaaaaagagAATTTTCATTAAGCATTGAACGCAACCTATCAACAAATAATTCTGCTTTTGTTTAGAACCATAAATAACAGAAGGCCCATCATGCCTGAACCAGCTCAGGATATGGGGTGGGccatttaggactaagatgaggagaaacctcttcactcagagggcggggaacctgtggaattcgctaccacagaaagctgcggaggccaagtcactgaatgtaagggcggcacggtggtgcagtgggctagcactgctgcctcacggcgctgaggtcccaggttcgatcccggctctgggtcactgtctgtggagtttgcacgttctccccgtgtctgcgtgggtttcacccccacaatccaaagatgtgcagggtaggtggattggccacgccaaattgccccttaattggaaaaaatgaattgggtactctaaatttattttaaaatgtcactgaatgtatttaagaaataaatagacagatagatactctaaaggtgtcaaggagCATGAGGAGAGTGTGGTAGGATGGCATTGagatggatgatcagtcatgatcatattgaatgggagaagcaggttcgaggggccaaatggcctactattttctatgttttctaaGAAAGTCTGGAATTGACAGCTTGCCCCCGTGATGACTGATTGTTGCGAAAAActgatctggttcactaatgctcttcagggagagaaatctgccgtccttactcggtctggcctacatgtgacttcagacccacagcaatgtggttggctcttacccacccactgaaatggcccagcgagacactcagttcgaggatgggtaacaaatgctgaccttgccagtgacacccacagtcCCAAGCCTCCTCCCACACTGTTTCATCTCAGCCCCATCAGCACATCCTTCTGTTTCTTCATTCACCACCCACCTATCTTGCTTCCCCTCAGGTTACGCTTGCCAATCCTCCATGATTGGCCTGGAATCTCCGGGAACTGGAGATTCATCTCCACAGCACGACAGTGAGCAATTCAGAAACTGAAAACAAAAAGTTTCTGAAAATCATTTTGAAGATAAGTCTTCACTTCCTGCAGGAAAAAACCTTttcccccagagggtggtgggaatctcgctgcctgaaggggtggtagaggcaggaaccctcacatgGATGAAGCATTCAGGTGAGCATTTGAAACGTCAGAGCATACAAGGCCACGGACCcagcgctggaaaatgggatcaaaaTAGATGGAtgtttgatggccggcacagacacgatgggcggaagggcctctttttgtgctgcgaAGCTCTATGATTATGGCCGGGTTGCTCTCCGGCTGTTCGCTGGAGGCAGGGTTCTCCAGTCCCGCCGgcgacgcgcccccccccccacccgggggtttcccgccagcgtgggatgCCTTCAATGGaagatcccattgacagcggcgggaacagagacTCCCGCCGACCACGAACGGCACCACGACTCCTGCTACCGAGAAACACCCGGCCAGAACGGAGCATCCAGCCCTCGGACTTCAGGCCCATCCCGGTTGTTCGGCAACCCTTGGATGTATTTTGGGGTCGAATCAACTAAatagaataacagaaattaactgaggggcaaattaaaaggggccgctcctggtaaGGGGCACTGCCCAAAAGTAACAAAGAGCGACGGAACCTTACCAACATCAAATCACAAAGTGAAAAAAGGGGTCGATGTTGGGCACGGAATTGGGAATTAGTTTAAAAACCAAATCTTTGATGGGGGGGGAACCAGGCAGTTTGAAATTCACGCATCAACCCCATTGGCCATTCGAGTCTCATTTGCTTCTTTCTGATTGGACGAGGAAGGTGGGATGGGCAGGTTGCGTGGCCAatgagggcgggggggagggagggcgagggggccaTGTAAAAGGCAACTTTGCAGAGATACATTAAGTTGCTGCTGGCAACACTGAATTcttgattcacccgaggaaggagctgagcTCCCAAAGCTAgtcattcaaaacaaacctgttggactttaatctggtgttgcaagaccttttttttaataaatttagagtacccgattatttttttcccccaagttaggtgtaatttagcgtgaccaattcacctaacctgcacatctttgggttgtgggggtgaaacccacgcaggcgcagggagaatgtgcatagaatcatagaatttacagtgcagaaggaggccattcggcccatcaagtctgcagtggctcttggaaagagcaccccacccaagcccacacccccaccctatctccgtaacccagtaatcccacccaacgctaaaggcaatttcagacactaagggcaatttaacaaggccaatccacctaacctgcacatttttggactgtgggaggaaaccggagcacccggaggaaacccacgcagacacggggagaacgtgcagactccgcatagacagtgacccaagccggaaatcgaacctgggaccctggagctgtgaagccattgtgctaaccactatgctactgtgcagactccacacaaacagtgaccctgggtcgggattcgaacccaggtcctcagcgccatgaggcagcagggctaaccactgcgccacgtgccgccccgtgGTGTAAGACTTCCTAAATTCTTGAGGAAGCAACATTCCAAAGTTAGACCCAGCTAGTGGAGTTGTAAAAGTTTAGCACAACTTGCTTGGCTTCTGTGCACCAATGGTGGGGGGAGGTTCGACAGTGGATACATTTCAACTATCCAATGAGGGGGTGGTTTGAAAGTGGATACATTTCAACTATCCAATGGTGGCAGGAGGTTCGACCGTGGATACATTGCAACTATCCAATGGGGGGGTCGTTTGAAAGTGGATACATTTCAACTATCCAATGAGGGGTGGTTTGAAATTAGATACATTTCAACTATCCAATGGGATGGTGCTACTTGTGAGGCAGGAAGTGGGTGAGATTTGAATGAGGATGGTGGAGGTTTTGCTGCACGTCCTCAATTCTTTCGCCCAAGTGGAAGGCAGGGTGGCTGGGATTCGGGACCCGGGGGCTTGCCTGCTGCTGGGGGAGGAATCCTGCGGCAAAAGCGCCCTCCTCTTCCTGGCTGCAGCCGCTGTCGCCgcccggggaggagggggccgGGTGCTCTTCCTGGCCCCCCGCCCGCTGCAAACCCTGCCCCCGCCGCTGCTCCGCCTGGAGCCCGGCGGCCTGCGGAGGATCCAGTTCGCCTACCCCGGCTCGGCGGAGgggctgctggaggtgctggcgtCGCTCCACCAGAGCCCCGGCTGCCTGCCCTCCCTGCTGCTGCTGGACGGGCTGGACGGCTACCTGCGGGGCCCCGGCCGCGGGGACAGGGCCCAGCAGGCGGCCTTCATCTCCGCCCTGCTCCGGGACAGCGCGGCCTGGATCAGCGAGACTCTGCCACAGCGGGCTCAGTGTCAGGTCATTGTCACACTGAAGGTGCACAACTCCCTCCTAATCTTCAATATCTACCTCCAATGCTGCATTCTCTCTCTATAGCCACCTCCAATGCTGCATCTCACCCAATATCCACCTCCAATGCTGCATCTCACTCAATATCCACCTCCAACGCTGCATCTcactctatccacttccaatgcTGCATCTCACTCAATATCCACCTCCAATGCTGCATCTCACTCAATATCCACCTCCAATGCTGCATCTCACTCAATATCCACCTCCAATGCTGTATCTCACTCAATATCCACCTCCAATGCTGCATCTCACTCAATATCCACCTCCAACGCTGCATCTcactctatccacttccaatgcTGCATATCACTCAATATCCACCTCCAATGTTGCATATCACTCAATATCCACCTCCAACGCTGCATCTcactctatccacttccaatgcTGCATATCACTCAATATCCACCTCCAATGTTGCATATCACTCAATATCCACCTCCAATGCTGCATCTCACTCAATATCTACCTCCAATGCTGCATTCTCTCTCTATAGCCACCTCCAATGCTGCATCTCACCCAATATCCACCTCCAATGCTGCATCTCACTCAATATCCACCTCCAACGCTGCATCTcactctatccacttccaatgcTGCATATCACTCAATATCCACCTCCAATGCTGCATCTCACTCAATATCCACCTCCAATGCTGCATCTCACTCAATATCCACCTCCAATGCTGTATCTCACTCAATATCCACCTCCAATGCTGCATCTCACTCAATATCCACCTCCAATGCTGCATCTCACTCAATATCCACCTCCAACGCTGCATCTcactctatccacttccaatgcTGCATATCACTCAATATCCACCTCCAATGTTGCATATCACTCAATATCCACCTCCAATGCTGCATCTCACTCAATATCTACCTCCAATGCTGCATTCTCTCTCTATGGCCACCTCCAATGCTGCATCTCACTCACTATCCACCTCCAATGCTGCATCTCACACTATCCACCTCCAATGCTGCATATCACTCACTATCCACCTCCAATGCTGCATATCACTCAATATCCACCTCCAATGCTGCATATCACTCAATATCCACCTCCAATGTTGCATCTCACTCAATATCCACCTCCAATGCTGCATGCTCCCTCAATATCCACCTCCAATGCTGCATTCTCTCTCTATGGCCACCTCCAATGCTGCATCTCACTCACTATCCACCTCCAATGCTGCATATCACTCAATATCCACCTCCAATGCTGCATCTCACTCAATATCTACCTCCAATGCTGCATTCTCTCTCTATGGTCACCTCCAATGCTGCATATCACTCACTATCCACCTCCAATGCTGCATCTCACACTATCCACCTCCAATGCTGCATATCACTCACTATCCACCTCCAATGCTGCATATCACTCAATATCCACCTCCAATGCTGCATATCACTCAATATCCACCTCCAACGCTGCatctctatccacttccaatgcTGCATATCACTCAATATCCACCTCCAATGCTGCATCTCACTCAATATCCACCTCCAATGCTGCATTATATCCACCATTGTGCCACTGACTAATACGTTCAATTATGTGATAATATCAATACTAACTGTTGGTTGATATTTGTCAGGACACTGGGGATGATTCTCCTGCTCTTGTTTGGAATAATGCctttggatcttttacatccaggtagatagggcctcagtttaaagTCCCACCTGAAAGATGACACCAAGCTCTGTTCACCGATTACCTCTGGTGCTTGTGGACCTAGATGGCCTCCGGAGCTGGCAACACTGGCTCGGGGGACGGGGAGGGTGCGCTAATTAATAATGCCCCTGGACCAGAGTCCAGCCAATTCCACACACAGCAGAGATTGACACTAGTCCTTGCCAAGTCTGTGTGACTCAACATTTACTCATTCACAACTGAAGAAACCCTggctttctgatttttaaaaacaattttcggCCTAAACAGAGACGCTGGCTAATGAGagtctttcatttttttttgcacTTTAGACACTAACTCAGGAGGAAACTACTTTGGATCTCGGCCTACCTATGATCGAGCGCTATTTCCCAGTCAAGTGCATGGTGAAGGAGGAGCTGTGCCAACAGGAAGGCTTTCAGCGTTATCTCGTTTCGTTTGGCGGACTGGCAAAGAGtgaggccaaagggcctcctacATCGCCAAGCGCGGAGGACTGCGCCTGGGAGCTGCTTTGTGAGGCAGATGACGTGACAAGCATCCAACCTGTGAAAAGAGAGAAGAAGGAAAGGGAAGAGTCACAGGAAACTTGGGGATCCGGGGAAGGGACTTCGCGTTCTTAACCTGTTATCATGAGTACcgaagaatgggcagcacggtggcacagtggttagcattgctgcctacggtgctgaggacccgggttcgaatcccggccctgggtcattctccgtgtggagtttgcacattctccccgtgtttgcgtgggtttcgcccccacaacccaaagatgtgcaggataggtggtttggccacgctaaattgccccttaattggaaaaaattaattgggcactctaaatttattaaaaaaataaaaaaataaaaaaaaataaaaaaaatgagtaCCGAAGAACAATTCAAACCCGTCCTTCTTTTGGTGTCCAACTATATTTCCAATGTAACCAGCCACTGCCCCGTCACTGTCTGgcaaggccctgtctgccccctcGGATGGACTAGAAAGGTATTGACCGGCGGGAGGGGGTTCAGAAGCCTGAGGGAAGATCCATGCTCTCCCTAAGAGAGTGCCTTGCTCTCTTTTAcgcccacctgagaggacaggTTTACCGTCACATCCAAAAGACGGCACCTGACGATGTCTGAATGATGTGCTCAAGCGTCTGCCCTGGTGCTCTAATCCACAACCCCCTGAGGTGGGAGTACTATGGCTGGCACACCCTCGCTCTTCTAAGCCCGAGTGTCTTCCCTCTTGGGAAACCTGTGGCTCCTTCAAACATGTTGGCTGAAATTTTCCGGGCCGTTCCcgctggtgggattttccagtcccgccattGGCGAGCAAGGGAAAATCCATCGCGTCCGACCACTTCTGCCACTGCAAAACACGCCgtaggggaagggggggtgtagAGTGGCAAATCCCGCCAATACCTTGTCAACGTGGAGATATCCTTTGGGATCTCAAATACATTCATCAGCTCGCCTTCCCTCATGGCAGAGGCTTCCCAAAGTCAAGGTTTAAAAACTTGGGTTGGTTTGTGAGGGGAAAATGAAAGAAGCATTTTTCTTTTGCGGTGCAGCTGTTTGGGGAGAGGGTCCCTAACTTCAGGAAAGAGAGTGCTAATTGGTATTCGGAAGCTAAGCCCGGACTAACCAGGAAGGGTTCGGCCTGAGGAGCTTGGAATGTAAAACAATTGTTGGGAGAAATGTGCTAGACTTTCAGGTAGACCTTCCACACAGCCTGATCAAAGCAGTCGCAGACAGATTGCAGCTGGATATTACAATTGGAGAGTGAGGTGACAAGAGGGGATGATCTTCAATGAGCTTTTCCCTGAGGCTTCTTTGTTTTACACATCGCATCGAGAAGAGACGGCGCGCTGAATCTTAAATATTGCTTTTCCCGGCtcccactgtggggggggggggggggagccctggTTTCTTCATTGGCCGAGGGCCTCATCAGGGAGAGAGAGCCCAGAGCTGGAATGAGACCTTAGCTTGAGGCGAAGTTTAGAGTAGAGTCTACATTTTGGAAATGCTTTCATCTCTGAAAGTTGCAACTTCGACATTCCCAGTCCCATTCACTTTCAAGCACAACGGAAAATCAAAATGGCTTCAAGCTAAAGGTATGAGTGTCATTAACACCAGACCAATAAGTAATCAATTGGCTATGAAGCCCGTGAACGCGAAAGGTGCTGTCGGATTACAAATTGTTTGTTTTCTATAACGCTAGCCGATTTTTATACTTCATCCTTAAGCCTCTTGGCCCCGTGACTCTTCTCCACCATTTCCCAAACAAGGCTTCAGAGAGTACTTCACCCTCGACCCTTTGCAGTCAGCCAGAAGGATGAGCTATTAATTTACCTGTTTCCTCTATGGGGAGTTGTCTGACCAAGGTGAGGACCCATTGGTCCCAATTAACTCCTCTCACCTGGAAAgaacccggagtggggtgggacGTAGGGAAGGTGGGGGCAGGAACAACAGCTAAAAGGAGAGCAGTCTCTGATCCAGCTACGTTCCAGCTGTGTCCCGATTGCAAGGGTCTCCATGAGAAAGGCTGACTTTAAGATGCAAGTCCCAGTGATATTAGATGTGAGGCCTGAGCGGAGAAGGGGAGCAGTTCTGCTTTCTCTGTCCGGCAAGATCAGTCAGGACGTGGGTGATGGGCCGGATGAGGCCC
This DNA window, taken from Scyliorhinus canicula chromosome 25, sScyCan1.1, whole genome shotgun sequence, encodes the following:
- the swsap1 gene encoding ATPase SWSAP1 isoform X2 gives rise to the protein MRMVEVLLHVLNSFAQVEGRVAGIRDPGACLLLGEESCGKSALLFLAAAAVAARGGGGRVLFLAPRPLQTLPPPLLRLEPGGLRRIQFAYPGSAEGLLEVLASLHQSPGCLPSLLLLDGLDGYLRGPGRGDRAQQAAFISALLRDSAAWISETLPQRAQCQTLTQEETTLDLGLPMIERYFPVKCMVKEELCQQEGFQRYLVSFGGLAKSEAKGPPTSPSAEDCAWELLCEADDVTSIQPVKREKKEREESQETWGSGEGTSRS
- the swsap1 gene encoding ATPase SWSAP1 isoform X1 encodes the protein MRMVEVLLHVLNSFAQVEGRVAGIRDPGACLLLGEESCGKSALLFLAAAAVAARGGGGRVLFLAPRPLQTLPPPLLRLEPGGLRRIQFAYPGSAEGLLEVLASLHQSPGCLPSLLLLDGLDGYLRGPGRGDRAQQAAFISALLRDSAAWISETLPQRAQCQVIVTLKTLTQEETTLDLGLPMIERYFPVKCMVKEELCQQEGFQRYLVSFGGLAKSEAKGPPTSPSAEDCAWELLCEADDVTSIQPVKREKKEREESQETWGSGEGTSRS